Part of the Oscillibacter hominis genome is shown below.
ATGAACTCGTCTAACACCTTGCCGTCCTCAATCATGTGTCCGGCGTAATCAGCCGCCAATTCGTCCACGGCCGCCTCCATGTCCAGGGCTTTCCCGTTCTGGGCATACAGCGCCTGGATACTGGCAATATGTACTCTTGCGTCCTTCATGGCCTCCATGGCCGCGCTGCGGAATGCCCGGTATTCCTCCGGCGCCAACTCCTGCATCCGGTGGGTCATTTCATGGCCCATCAGGAACATAACAGGTTTCGGGTTGTTCTTTTCCACCAATACGTCGTAGCCTGTGATCTGCGCGTTCGCCGCACCAGCGCCCACGCTGTCCGCAAAGCGAACCCGCATTCCAAGGTTTTTTGCCACGCGGTTCACCCGGTCGGCAACGGTGTTGTCCAGTGTATGCTCCACATAGTCGTCGAATATAAGACCGCTGTCCTCTCCGGCAACTGCGGCAAATTTTGCCGCCCTCTTCTCCCGCGCAAGGGAGGCGGTTGCGTCCGTCTGGCCCGCCAGATAGGCCGCCTGCCTCTGGGCGCGGTTCAGCGTACCGGCATACCGTCTTTTGACCTTGCCCATATCCATGTCGGAGAGTCCCGCCTGGTAATAGGCGGAAAAGGCGCCGAAATAGTCCGCCGCGTTTGTGCGGCCGTCGTAGAATTCACGGACTGCTCTGACCCCCTGCTTCCCAAGGGCCTGTGACTCATCGGCAAGTATTCGTGTATTGTGGGACCGCTCCGTCGCTCCATTGACAAATTCCGCGCCCTGTGCTATGGTAGGATTAATAAGAGAGGAAGTATATGCATTACTGTCAATGTTGGCGCTTTGTGCGCCCGCAACAGGGCTGTTACTTCCTCTTTTGTTTTGCAGATTGTGTGTATAATAATGGGTCTCCTGTGTGTTGGCACCTGTATGAACGTCTCGCACCTGAATCTTTACCGGCACTTCCGCTCCGTCCACGACGGCCCTGGCGGTAAAGTAGTGGAATCGCGGAATGGATGTTGCCTCGTTGGCGTTGCGGTTTACCTCTGAATAGGCGTATTCCGAGTTCTTGACCAAATCCAAAAGGCGCTCAAAGCTCGCGGCCTTCTCCGGCTTCATCCGCCATCCGGTCGCCTTCTTCTTTCCATCATTCTCGAACATGATCTCCACGACGCCGTTATTAAGCCTGACGCCGACCTGCTGGCCCTTCAGATGCTTTTCATAGAATTGCTTTACAACATTGATTAACTTCTGTGCCGGGTCATTATTGATATTGCTGTACTTTTGGACGAGTGCATCTGGAATTTCAATGGCTTTTCCGGTCGTTTGCTGATAGGCAGATGCAAGGGCCGCATTTTTCCCGTCTGTGTTGCTCCCATCCATGAATGTATATTGTATTGGGCCCGCCGCCTCCCCGGAGGCGGTTTTTTGCTGCCCAAATAGCTGCCGCTCAAGGAAATCCTGCGATCCCTCCACGGCGGCGTTTTTGCGCCCGGCGGAATTTCTTATCTCCCGCAGCAAAATATTGTCCTGCGCCTGCGCTGGTGCGCTGGGCCGGGTTGCTGCGTCGATGGCCTTGGAGGCAAGCATTTGCCCACCGCCAAGGATTCCGCTTACAACCGCGCCGCCTGCAAATTCCCGGGCGGAGGTGGCGGGGTTGAATACGGCGCTGCCTAAGGAGTCGTCACGCCTTACTGCTCCTTCGGGATTCGCTCCTCGCAGATCACTCTGCCTGCCCGCACCTCTCTTGGAATCCCCTCCGGGTATGCTTCGCACGTCAGCGTCCGCTTGATGTAGCGCTTGCACAGCGCGCATCTCCATGCCGCGTTCTTGGGAATGAAGTTGTCCATTGTCTCTGGTGCCATCTTGTGCCGCCTCCTGCATGTAAATGGTTGGGACACCATTTCTGTCAAAGACCACTTTATCGACAAAGAAATCGTGATCTCTTCCATATATGGCTTCCTGCTCAAAGTTGTTTCCGAACCCCTCCGCGTTTTTGGCTGTGGTGCTGTCGATTACCAATCTGACTACATAGGTCCCCTCTACAGGATACCCACTGGAAGAAGTGGACACTGAGGTATAGGCATTATAGGAAATGAAAACATCCTCTATATGCGTTGCCAAAAACGAGTCATAGGCGGCCTTGCCACCCACGTCGTCAAAGATAAGGTTCCGGTATACCCGCCCCTGGTATGTGGGCAGCCTTGAGAGGGCGCTGTCCAGGTGGCGGACCATGTCCCGGTCCTGCGGGCTCAACTCCGCTCCCTCGCGCAGCTTGGCGTTAAGCTTATAGCTTTCGCTGCTCTTGTAGGAGCGCAGCGCACCCTGCTCCTCCTCGGATAACTGCTTCAGGAGGGGGGATTCCTCTATTGTATCCTCAAGGAGGCGGCTTTGCAAGGGATCGTTGTTGACAGAATCCGCCCCCTGTGCTATGGTAGGATCAGAGTTGAGGGGATGCATCCCCTCAACAGGACTTGAAGGATTGGCTGTCGTCGCGGTAGGTGCTGGACCTACGTCAGGGCCGGTGGTCTCCTTCAAGTCCATTTCTATTAGCTTATGTGTTCGGTAGTTGTTGACGTTTGGCTCCACTTCAACGTCGAATGTAGCAATATAGGAGCGGCCGTTTATGGTAACGGGTGCCTCAAAATAATCATACCGTACAGTCTTCTTCTGCTTGCTGCCGTGCTGTACATACCGTCCGCTTCCCACATATTCGCCGCCGCGCACCACCTCTGGCAAAATATCCAATAGCGCCAGTTTTTCTGCACTTAGATTCGGGTCGTTGATCACCTTCCCGGGCACGTTGTTGTTGATGTCTACGGTATAGGGTTGCCCCTGGAAGGTCGTGCCCTCCACAGGAACCCCCCTGACTGACTGGAATATCGCTTTATATGCGTTTTTCAGAGCCGCTTTGAACCCTGCGCCGGAACTGCCGGATTGAACTACCTTGGCTTTTTCGATTCTGCTCTGCGCCATCCTTACGCTGTTGCTGTCCACTGTGAGGGGGACAATATTTTTTTCTGCCTGTACCGGCGTCTTCCCCTGATAGGGCGCTTGAATCGTTGTCGCCCGGCCCACATGAACCGGACCCGCCGCCTCCTCGGAGGCGGTTTTTTGCTGCCCAAAGAGCTGCTGCTTTAGGAAATCCTGCGATCCCTCCACGGCGGCGTTTTCGCCCCGCTGGGCGGTGTTTTTGCGCCCGGCGGAAGTTCTTATCTCCCGCAGCAAAACGTCATCTTGAGCCTGCGCAACAGCGCTGCGGGATTCATGGGAGAACATGCCCTTTTGGGCCATGGCGTCGTAGGCGCGGTCCACGGCTTCACTTGCGGCCTGGTTCTGATAGCCCCGGTAGTTCTCTTTGGAGGAGGACGCCGCATCCACTGCGCCCCCCAGGCCGCCCAGGAGGGCGCCGACCAGGAAGTCGTAGACCGCGTTTTCAAAGTCGAACTGGGCGTCCTGATCAAAGGTGGCCCGGCGTAAAAACGGGTTGATGACGTCTTCCAAAAACTCCTCGCCGCCCTCCTCCAGAAAGGAGGCGCCGGTGCGCAGGGCCAAATCAATGCGGTTTTCCCGGCAGGCGTCTGGGCAAAGCGGCTGACCGCCTTCTCAATTAAGGATTCAATCACCTTGTCGCTTGCCCCTTTGCCGAACGCTTTTGCAAAGGGCTTTGTGAGGGTTCCGATCTGCTCCGTCGCGACGGATACCGTGGCGCTGCCGAGGCCGTAGAGGAACTGCCGCCCCATGTCCGCGCCTTCTTGCCTTGCCTCCTGTGTGGCTCCGGCAAAGACGCGGCCCGCCATGGGGGCAAGGCCGCCCATGCTGGTCAGCTTTCCAAGGGCGATGTCCCCCGTCATCTGGATGCCCGCGCTGCCCACATCCACCAGGAGACGGCCTCCGCCGCCCATGCCCTGCTTGGCGGTCTCTATCTGCCGCATGCCTTTTTGGTTCAGGGTGTCCGCCGCCGCGTACAGGGCGTCCGCCGCCTGCTCGTTGGCGCCCAGGGCCTTTTGCGCAATCGCGATGTTCCTGCGTGCCTGGCCGATCAGGCGGCCGTATTCGTCGATTTCCTCTTGACTCAGTTCACCGGCCGCCATCTGCCGATCCCGTGCCCGGGTCCAGTCCTGGATGTTCTGCTGCCACTCTTTGATGTCCGCCGCCGTATATTCCTTGCGGGCCTGATTCCCCACCGCCTGGGCAAAGCCCAGGTTCTGCGCTCCGGTGGAGACAAGCTGCGCCGCATTGCCGGAAAGGAAGCTGCCCGTGCGCTCCCAAAAGGAGGGGGGCTTCATGCTCTGTGCCCGGGTGAAGTTTTCCTTTGCCCGGCCCTGCCGCTCTGCCTGCTGGCTCAGCCGCTCCCGGTTGGAGAGCTGCCTCGGTTCCTTGGGGGCGGAGAGCCTTGCCCTGCTTTCCGCCGCCCTGGCCTGCCGCCCTTTTGGCGCAGCTCTGGCTGGCGCCCGGCTGGCGGCGGGCGCGTCTATATTTTGCTTATCATACTGCTTTGCAAGCTCCAGGGCCCTGCTCAGCCGGTCGGTTGCAGTCGCCATGTTGTCACCCCTTTTCCGGATAGCCGAAATAATCCAGCAGCATATCAAAGTCCTCTTCCCTGTCTACCTCGTATGCCTCCTCAATCCACATCCAGCAGAGATAACCAGCTGGAACAGAGATAGACGTTATCTTCATTGGATCATCCAGACCGCGGAAGAAGATGCGCTGTCCAGTCGGTTTATAAACGGCATACAGGGGGCTTGTAGTGAAGTCCCATAGGTGAGAGACCTCAAGCCTATATGTCGCCCAGCGCAAGTCTGAGTAGCAGCTATCCCGCAGCGTGGCGAATGTCTTGCGCACCACCAGCGTATTGCTGTTTGGATATTTCATCATGTTGTAGATGAACCACAGCGCTGCCGTCTTTGACTTCTTGCTGGCGCGGCTGCCTTTAACGACGCGATAGCGGCCCTTGAATCTCCAAAAATCGCCATATCCGCGCCCTATCAGATCAGGCAGATAGATTCGCTTACCATCAGTCGGCAATGTCGCTCTCTCCCCCGAATACCACAGGCTTGAACGCCATCTCTCCGCTCATGTCCATAGCCTGTGCCGCCTTCCCATATACCATCTCAACCATCCAGCGCTTGATGTCGGCTCGCACCTTGATGTTGACGCTCTCGTCCTCGCTGATATCATGCAGAGCGGCCATGTCTTTAGTCGCCCATTCCCTTGCCTCCGGAGGCAGGGCGGGACGTCCTCTCGGATTGGCGTTGTTTCCTGGCCCGAATCGTCCGTTAGCCTGCCTATTCGCCCCGATATTGTCCCGTTTAGCCGGTTTTTCCGACATACTCCCCCTCCTCTCCGTATATCTTCACAGATACATTTTCCTACTAAATCAAACATCCGTGCCACTTAAAAGTGGCAGCTTAAAAATTTTTTCAAAAAATGAAAGAGGACACGGTCTCCCGCATCCCCTATCTTTCACCTGTATGGCACCCGTCCGGTCAAATAATCCAGGCTCACCTCAAAGTAATCTGACAGCGCTGTCAGAGAAGCCATAGTCGGCTCCATCTCGCCCCGCTCATATCTTCCTTACCGCATCTGGATTCAGTCCGCACAACTCGGAAAGAACGCGTCTGCTGATGCGCTTCTGCTCTCTCAGCTGCCTCAGCCGCTTTGAATCGTCCACCAAGAATCAGCGGCACCTCCCCAAATAATCAGCGGCCACTTCGGCAACAATATTGCAGAGGTGATTGTATGGCACAGGAAAGTGTGTATTATTCCATCAACAAGGACGTGGGGCTCCACGACACCAGCCTTTTGAAACGGGCGCTGGATTCGCTGCCCGGCGTGACGTCGGTGAGCATCAACAAAGAGCAGGGCAGCGTTGCCGTCGATTATGACAGCACTGGCGTTTCTCAGCGGGAAATTGCAGAGAAAATCGAGATTTTAGGCTATCCCATCGAGCGCTCCTGAAATGAGCCCCGGAAGCATATGCGCTTCCGGGGCTCACCTTTACCATGATTACACTGTGCCGCTTTCCTCCACAACCCGCACCCATTCGGCGTTTTCCTCGCGGAGGCTTCTCTCCGGTTCTTCCGCAGGGATGCCAAAGGGCATCTGGGCAATCAGCTTCCAGTGCTCCGGGATGCCAAAGGCTGCGGCCGTAGCCCGGTCAATCAGCGGATTGTAATGCTGAAGGGAGGCGCCCATACCCTCAGCCTCCAACCCTGTCCACACGATATACTGGAGCATGGCGCTGCCCTGCTCCGCCCAGAGGGGGAAATTTTCGCTGTACAGGGGGTATTGCTCCTGGAGGCCCCGCACAATCTCTTGATCCTCGTAGAAAAGAACCGTGCCGTAGCCCGCGGCAAAGGAGCCGATCTTTTTTTCCGTATTTGGAAATTTCTCCTCCGGCACCATCGGCCGCAGTGCCTCCAGCACAATATCCCACAGCGTTTCATGCCCGCCCCGCAGCAGGAGAACAAGCCGGGAGGAGTGGGAATTGAAGGAAGACGGGACGCAGCTCACCGCGTCGTCAAGCAGCTCCTTCAGCCTGCCGTCCCCAACCGTGCTCTTTCCCGTGATGGCGTAGCAGCTGTAACGGTTTTTCACCGCCTCAAAGTAATCCATTGCATCTGCCTCCTCTCTCCCCTCTATCCTCTCTCCCTTTTTCGGTTTTATGTAATTGGAAGCGTCTTTTGCCGGCCTTTCAGCGCCGTTACCCCAAAAGCTCCAGTATACCCAAAACGATCATGATCCCGCTGCCGAGCGCCACAAAGAACCGGGGGTGCAGGGCAAGGCCCGTGGCCGCCAGTCCGATGGCGTTGCCCGCGGCCACGCAGAGCAGGCTGATCCCGCCCACTGACAGCGCGGCGATCCAGGGCGGGATTCCGGTCAGCCCGGCGCCGAAAGCGACCGGGATGCAGTTCACGGCCAGCCCGCTCCCTAACACAAGCGTCTCGTGCCAGGTAAAGCCCTGCTGGTAGCAATCGGAGCCAGTATCCTGTTTCCCCGGCAGCAGAGACCACAGCCCCATGGTGATGATGATCCCTCCTCCCACCAGGTTGGGCAGCCGCCCCAATCCGGAAAGCAGCGCGGAAGACGCGCAGAAGAGGGCCGTGACCGCGGCGGAAAACAGGCCGATCACAGCGTTGGCCCGAAAGGGAAGCTTTTTTTTCTGAAGGCCAAGGGACAGGCCAAGAAACAAATTGTCAAGATTTGTGGAGACTCCCAATAAAAGAGCCGAAACAACGTGCATACGCGCTCACCTCCCGCCAGCATATGGCCGGCGGGGAATCGGCGTGACCCGCTTTTCCAGCACGCACCTGGAGGCGCTCCTTTTTCCAATATTTTTGCATTGAACTACCACTGCAAGCAATGTTACCCTTTTCTCAGGAGGTACAGATATGAAACGATTTGCAATGAAATTCGCGACAACCCTGCTCACACTCTCGCTGCTCTCCACCGGGGCCTCCGCCCTGACCCATACCGTGGTCCGCGGAGACACCATGTGGAAGCTGGCGGTCAAGTATGAAGTTGGCACCAGTGAGATCATCCGCGCAAACCCTCAGGTCTCCAATCCGGACTTGATCTACCCTGGCCAGTCCCTGGCCATCCCTCAGCTCGACCAGGGCGTCTCCGCCTTTGAAAGCGAGGTCATCCGCCTGGTGAACGAGGCCCGGGCCCAAAACGGCCTGAAGCCGCTGAGTGCAAATTGGGAACTCTCCCGCGTCGCCCGGTATAAGTCCCAGGACATGGTGGACCGGCGTTACTTTTCCCATACCAGCCCCACCTATGGGACACCCTTCCAGATGATCAAATCCTTCGGCCTTACTTACCGCACCGCAGGCGAGAACATCGCCTACGGCCAATCCTCCCCCCAGGCCGTGTTCAACGCATGGATGAACTCCAGCGGCCACCGCGCCAACATCCTGAACTCTTCCTATACCCAGATCGGCGTTGGATACGTACCAAGCGGCCACTACTGGACCCAGCTGTTCATCGGATAGGTGAGCCTCCCGGCCTGAGCCGTTTGCCCCTCTGCCCGTCCCATCCGTTCCATAGAAGTCTGATCGAAAAAATTTTCCAGCCTTCTCTTGACAAACGGTCAGCCCCTCGGCTATACTGGGAAAAGAAAAGGGAGTAGCTTGCGGTTTATCCGTGACAAACGGCGTCATGACGGCCTTGAGCCCGCGTTTGTATGAAAAAGCGAGACTTTTATTGCAGTTGCCTGTGATAAAAGTCTCGTTTCTTTTTTATGGAGCTGCAGCGATCATTTTAGGAGGTCTTGTTGTGGATATCTTACTCGAAAATATCCTGCTGTTGGAGTGGAAGCAGGTGGTCATGTGGCTCATCGGCGGGCTTTTGATCTTCCTGGCCATCAAAAAGAACATGGAGCCGGCTCTGCTGCTCCCCATCGGATTCGGCGCCATTTTGGTGAACCTGCCCCTGTCCGGCGTGGTCACCCAGGTCTACGACGGCGTGGCGGAACCCGGCGCGCTGGATGTGCTGTTCGACGCCGGCATCTCCAACGAGCTCTTCCCCCTGCTCTTGTTTGTAGGCATCGGCGCCATGATTGACTTTACGCCCCTGCTCTCCAACCCCAAGCTGATGATCTTCGGCGCCGCCGCCCAATTCGGCATCTTTTTCACCCTCTGCATCGCCGTACTGCTGGGCTTTGACGTCAGCGACGCCGCCTCCATTGCCATCATCGGCGCTGCGGACGGTCCCACCTCCATCTTTGTGGCCAACTACTTCCAGTCCGCATACATCGGGGCCATCA
Proteins encoded:
- a CDS encoding LPD3 domain-containing protein, with translation MAQKGMFSHESRSAVAQAQDDVLLREIRTSAGRKNTAQRGENAAVEGSQDFLKQQLFGQQKTASEEAAGPVHVGRATTIQAPYQGKTPVQAEKNIVPLTVDSNSVRMAQSRIEKAKVVQSGSSGAGFKAALKNAYKAIFQSVRGVPVEGTTFQGQPYTVDINNNVPGKVINDPNLSAEKLALLDILPEVVRGGEYVGSGRYVQHGSKQKKTVRYDYFEAPVTINGRSYIATFDVEVEPNVNNYRTHKLIEMDLKETTGPDVGPAPTATTANPSSPVEGMHPLNSDPTIAQGADSVNNDPLQSRLLEDTIEESPLLKQLSEEEQGALRSYKSSESYKLNAKLREGAELSPQDRDMVRHLDSALSRLPTYQGRVYRNLIFDDVGGKAAYDSFLATHIEDVFISYNAYTSVSTSSSGYPVEGTYVVRLVIDSTTAKNAEGFGNNFEQEAIYGRDHDFFVDKVVFDRNGVPTIYMQEAAQDGTRDNGQLHSQERGMEMRAVQALHQADADVRSIPGGDSKRGAGRQSDLRGANPEGAVRRDDSLGSAVFNPATSAREFAGGAVVSGILGGGQMLASKAIDAATRPSAPAQAQDNILLREIRNSAGRKNAAVEGSQDFLERQLFGQQKTASGEAAGPIQYTFMDGSNTDGKNAALASAYQQTTGKAIEIPDALVQKYSNINNDPAQKLINVVKQFYEKHLKGQQVGVRLNNGVVEIMFENDGKKKATGWRMKPEKAASFERLLDLVKNSEYAYSEVNRNANEATSIPRFHYFTARAVVDGAEVPVKIQVRDVHTGANTQETHYYTHNLQNKRGSNSPVAGAQSANIDSNAYTSSLINPTIAQGAEFVNGATERSHNTRILADESQALGKQGVRAVREFYDGRTNAADYFGAFSAYYQAGLSDMDMGKVKRRYAGTLNRAQRQAAYLAGQTDATASLAREKRAAKFAAVAGEDSGLIFDDYVEHTLDNTVADRVNRVAKNLGMRVRFADSVGAGAANAQITGYDVLVEKNNPKPVMFLMGHEMTHRMQELAPEEYRAFRSAAMEAMKDARVHIASIQALYAQNGKALDMEAAVDELAADYAGHMIEDGKVLDEFIQQNKDNRTLLQKIRDAIRSLIGKLTGTEKYMAQIAEEKLAAALKAAAKQAEALNANKNAAQEDGATRYSLNVDFGAQFDQWLQEDKKGGGYFQIGTTSDALKSIGMADYKIYWHKSKISKIMNKHPAMTAEVIKSIPDVLEHPILVMQSQTMANRITMFGEATDAEGKPVLVVVELSPQNKRGEVMDFAVIASAYGKNNAQQLIDSSDILYV
- a CDS encoding phage terminase large subunit — encoded protein: MPTDGKRIYLPDLIGRGYGDFWRFKGRYRVVKGSRASKKSKTAALWFIYNMMKYPNSNTLVVRKTFATLRDSCYSDLRWATYRLEVSHLWDFTTSPLYAVYKPTGQRIFFRGLDDPMKITSISVPAGYLCWMWIEEAYEVDREEDFDMLLDYFGYPEKG
- the safA gene encoding SafA/ExsA family spore coat assembly protein, with the translated sequence MKRFAMKFATTLLTLSLLSTGASALTHTVVRGDTMWKLAVKYEVGTSEIIRANPQVSNPDLIYPGQSLAIPQLDQGVSAFESEVIRLVNEARAQNGLKPLSANWELSRVARYKSQDMVDRRYFSHTSPTYGTPFQMIKSFGLTYRTAGENIAYGQSSPQAVFNAWMNSSGHRANILNSSYTQIGVGYVPSGHYWTQLFIG
- a CDS encoding nitroreductase family protein, yielding MDYFEAVKNRYSCYAITGKSTVGDGRLKELLDDAVSCVPSSFNSHSSRLVLLLRGGHETLWDIVLEALRPMVPEEKFPNTEKKIGSFAAGYGTVLFYEDQEIVRGLQEQYPLYSENFPLWAEQGSAMLQYIVWTGLEAEGMGASLQHYNPLIDRATAAAFGIPEHWKLIAQMPFGIPAEEPERSLREENAEWVRVVEESGTV
- a CDS encoding heavy-metal-associated domain-containing protein gives rise to the protein MAQESVYYSINKDVGLHDTSLLKRALDSLPGVTSVSINKEQGSVAVDYDSTGVSQREIAEKIEILGYPIERS
- a CDS encoding manganese efflux pump MntP, translating into MHVVSALLLGVSTNLDNLFLGLSLGLQKKKLPFRANAVIGLFSAAVTALFCASSALLSGLGRLPNLVGGGIIITMGLWSLLPGKQDTGSDCYQQGFTWHETLVLGSGLAVNCIPVAFGAGLTGIPPWIAALSVGGISLLCVAAGNAIGLAATGLALHPRFFVALGSGIMIVLGILELLG